One genomic segment of Strix aluco isolate bStrAlu1 chromosome 9, bStrAlu1.hap1, whole genome shotgun sequence includes these proteins:
- the AADAC gene encoding arylacetamide deacetylase: MGAKLLCLFLTSALIAYYIYTPIPEDIEEPWKVMFTSASFKALGHLAEVMDQLGLMHYMEVLALITSSEYVEPTSDENVTVMDTEFSNVAVRLYLPRRASDGPRRALLFFHGGGWCLGQAGMKSYDHLTRWTSNMLNAVVVSVNYRLAPKYHFPTQFEDVYSVTKFFLQSSVLSQYGVDPDRVCVAGDSAGGNLAAAVAQQLLEDSEVKTKLRAQALIYPALQSLDLNLPSYQENENKPILSKSLMVKFWSEYFTSDSSLREAMALNRHVPVEYSHLFQFVNWSNLLPAEMKKGHVYTSPTFGSPELAQKYPGFLDPRAAPLLVSDDRLRGLPLTYVLTCEHDVLRDDGAMYVERLRAVGVPVTHEHAKDAFHGAMTFVLGPAKLAVGQRLFNRYIEWLNKNL, encoded by the exons ATGGGGGCcaagctgctgtgcctcttcctcaCCTCTGCCCTCATTGCTTACTACATCTACACCCCCATCCCTGAGGACATCGAGGAGCCCTGGAAAGTGATGTTCACCTCAGCTAGCTTCAAGGCCCTGGGGCATCTG GCTGAGGTCATGGATCAGCTGGGTCTGATGCACTACATGGAAGTTCTGGCGTTGATCACATCCAGCGAGTATGTCGAACCCACGTCCGATGAAAACGTCACTGTGATGGACACAGAGTTCAGCAACGTTGCCGTCCGTCTGTACCTGCCCAGGAGGGCGTCTGATGGGCCAAGAAGGGCGCTGCTCTTCTTCCATGGCGGAGGGTGGTGCCTGGGACAGGCAG GCATGAAATCCTATGATCATCTGACAAGGTGGACTTCAAACATGTTAAATGCTGTCGTGGTATCAGTCAA CTACAGGTTGGCACCTAAATACCATTTTCCCACTCAGTTTGAAGATGTGTATTCGGTAACGAAGTTCTTCCTCCAGAGCAGTGTCCTCTCCCAGTATGGGGTGGACCCAGATCGGGTCTGCGTGGCAGGAGACAGTGCAGGTGGCAACTTAGCTGCAGCTGTGGCacaacag CTGTTAGAGGACTCTGAAGTCAAAACTAAACTCAGAGCCCAAGCTTTGATTTATCCTGCTCTTCAATCCCTTGACCTGAATTTGCCATCTTaccaagaaaatgaaaacaaacccatTTTATCCAAGTCGCTTATGGTCAAGTTCTGGAGTGAATATTTCACTTCTGATTCGTCTCTCCGGGAAGCCATGGCCCTCAACAGGCACGTCCCTGTTGAATACAGCCACCTCTTCCAGTTTGTAAACTGGAGCAATTTGCTGCCTGCGGAGATGAAGAAGGGCCACGTTTACACCAGTCCCACCTTCGGAAGCCCTGAGCTTGCACAGAAGTACCCAGGGTTTCTGGATCCGAGGGCAGCCCCGCTGCTGGTGAGCGATGACCGGCTACGCGGGCTGCCCCTCACCTATGTCCTCACCTGCGAGCACGACGTCCTACGGGATGACGGAGCCATGTACGTCGAGCGCCTGCGGGCCGTGGGCGTTCCCGTCACACATGAGCACGCCAAGGACGCTTTTCATGGGGCCATGACGTTTGTCTTGGGTCCAGCCAAGCTAGCTGTAGGGCAGCGGCTGTTCAACAGATACATTGAGTGGTTAAACAAGAATCTATGA